A region of the Dreissena polymorpha isolate Duluth1 chromosome 6, UMN_Dpol_1.0, whole genome shotgun sequence genome:
AGTGTGTCGACATTCCAACATGAAGTCATCGTCCTCAGAAGGTTTGTGACTTGAATTACAGGGAATAATGAGATGTTCCGTTCAAGAGACGATAACATGTCTTTTGATTCCCGGTCAGAAGCACAGGTGTTCAACACCTCGGACAAAAGGGTTGAGATGGGGATCGAACCTGCAACTCATGACAAATACATGAACTGCGTCAGATGTTCATCATAATTCAGAAAGAAGccggtaaaaaaaaatattcgactTAAAATAATCACGTCATGCTTTATTAAATGCTATTCGCATGTGGTAGAAGTCAGCACTCTGCAGGTATTTTggattatataatataattgagATTTGGTTATTCAGTATGTGATTCTTTCACATGACAACAGTGATCCTTCTCAAGCACACAATGCTATGAACCAACAAAATTTCGCGACATTATCGAcgttaattaatatgtttttatatattattgagAAATGATTTCATTCGTATTTACACTTGTTCTTCTAATCATATAATTAAACAGTATTTTTATTGTACATATTGTAACTTTATTTCTTCGAGAATATTTACACAACTTCCGAAATTTCTCACATTAAAAAAGAACAGTTTTACAACAACATGATATTTGCAAAGGATTATGGCGagaaaagaacaaaacaaatcaaacaagtgcatactgttaataaaaataaaatgttttacatgtCTCATAGTTTCTTAATTAAATGGGCCTGtatgaaatatatgcatatatggtATTAAGCAATACACAAAAAGGTAAGGAACATACAATATTGCAAATAAAGAAGCAAACGAATTTGACCCATCTTCATGTGGCAATGCTTGTTATTTACAGGAATAAAGAAACTCTAGAAACATTGTCAGGAGAAAACTTTTTAGCATCCGCTAGTCTTATATTAAGACAGGATACAAACTGCCCGTTTAATGCAGGAAAACACAACGTAGACAACACTAAAAATGAAAGCTGATTAAAGCTTAAGTCTCCGTCTTCAAATGTGCTTAAAAGCATATAGGCATTTTAATTGTAAAGTGAATTAATCTTCTGATAGAGATTCTGGAGTGTAAttgtttgcaatgtttaaaaaatgccGAATCCCACTTTTAGCCAAGAATCAATCACAAAGCATACACTCGTAAATGGGCATTTATCTCATAATGTTGCAATACTAGTTaagcaaaaacaaaaaagaacacaCATTATAATTCAATTAATCAATGGTTAAATATTCCTATAACAACATCATTGAGACTGTTATATAATAAGGTAAATACAAGCATTATCTTAAATCCTTCATAATGACAACAATCGAAAACCGATTATACTTTGTACACATTCCAGATCATCGTAATGCATCTCGAGTAGAAAACAGTAAGACATGATGTAACATAGAAGATAATAACATGTCTAAGCACGATCATTTGTTAGTGTTCACATTCAGATTAAAACTAGCTGTTCAAAAGTCTACAACAAGAGCATGATTTTTCTTTCAATGCTTTTTGTAAtaatcattaatttaaacttgaaaacgaaagttttACACGCGAAACAACAGGGCACACCGACActgaaaaattgtaaaaaataaaataaaaaaggtgaGTTGCATGTCGTCCAATTTGTTTGAAAGGTTTCCTGGTCGTTATCGATTTTTTTGAGTCAGTGCAATGAccctttttgttttaaataaagtgtGATATTACACTAGAACAAAGGATTTCAGGCGTTCGGTTTATTGCAATTTTGAAGGAAGTTAGGTTAGGGTTCAATACAATTCCAcctttttctttttcttcatttttgttttattcttcTTCTCTTATTTCGTCTTTTTTTCATCATCGACTTCTTCTTCCTCCTCGCCATCTTTTTCTTCGATCTCTAGGTTCTCAAAAGAAAGACACACTGGGCTTTGCGGAACGTCATAATGTTGCGCCCGTGCGTTATTCACTGTACTCATTAGGTAGCTGTCATATCCATGGTTACTGTAGGATATGGTTCTCAGTGCGCATGCGTCGTCCGTTGAGTCCAGTCCTGAATCTAGTCTGTAACCACTAAATGTCTTGACTTTTTGCTGATTATCACACGTTAAGACCATTTCAAACTTTTGCAAGATTCTGTCAAATACCAAATAGTACCCTGTCAATAGAAAAACACATGATTAATCATTTATTgatcataattaaaaatgaatgcaaacaaGTATAATTTTAAAAGCTTAATACAGATTAGCTGTCGACCTACCATTTGTCCCAAAGCTGTCGTCGTCGCAGACATGTTTTCCCTCAAACCATGTGGGTTTCTCCTATAAAAGTTCAAATATCATGCATACCAACTACAATCAGAAAAAGCATGCTCTTAATTCAATGCATAGGCACATtaggatatacatgtatgtgattaaTAATTGTTGAAACGTTTGTATATACATTAGTCAGGATACACTTTGTTACTGTGACTAAATCCATTATTTTAAGACAGTGATTGAGCTAGCTCATGTGTCGAGTAGAGTGTAGGTTAATCCTGTattacttagatacgtattttgacgtgtttgtagtcccttagaaagttatttttaatCGAAGACCTTTCTTagtacattcaagttttaaaggcttcatttccaacccttagatactgatgggcagcaaacagcataaatcctgaacagactgcgagttactcgcaggttgttctggttttatgctgtttgcacatagacatgTTAAAACTTctacaattaatttaaaataactttaaccATTGCGCCAGTTATTGCATATGTTAACAAGTTTACCGGACTGAGATTGTTCTGTATTAAGAGAGCAATTAAATAAACCCGTCTAGAGAGCGAGTGACGAAATTCTACCCATTAGGGAATCTTAGCCTTTTTACTTATTGTGTAACCGTGCTAAAAGGCGCAGTTTGAGGACATCATATGGTTTGCTGTGACATGTTATGTTTTAGATGTTATTTGtgatctcccccccccccctcacacacTTTATATTTATCACACGTATACAATAATGCAAAATGAtaccaaaaaaaaacactaccGGATATGAATTAAAAATATCCTATCGTAGATAACCTTACACGACACGCGCGTTTGATGTTTCAAATTGCCTTCAATTAGACTACGATATACACACAACCTAGTATTCTCTTCTCATAACATACAATGCTATCATGTCCATACCTCATTGATTACCTTATAAGTTTGCATGCACATTTTAACGAAATTTCTCACCCATTCCTAAAAAAACTAAGAATTTTGTTGTCAACCAACCGGACTTTAGGTTTATGGGAAGTGCGTTACAAAAGTGGCAAAAGAAAATCTTACCCAAATGCATACATTTCTCTGTTCATCAATGCGAACGTACGATTTGTTGTCTTTGCCACACAATGCTATGTATGAAGTATACCGATTTGGTGTAAACGTTTGTTGGATAATCTTGTTGacataaactaaaataaatagtaaTATGCCATTTTACAAATCAAGGAAACATGCCGATACTAAGTCCGTGTGTATTTCTTCCCCCGAAAAACAGTACCAATACAACAATCATTATTAAGCAGAATTAATTTGTATTGCCATCTAAGATGTTGTTATACCAAGTTGATGTTTATATGAAACGACACATTATTAATGTGTTAAAAAGTGCTTGTGATATGTTACTCATGTAAAACCACCATCACTTGACGGTTTGCTGTAAATATATTGGATCAGAGCACCCGTTTAATACAAGACCTACAATGACAACGGTTTCAGCAGTTCTGGAAACAAGGCCTTCTAATGGAGCATTCGCAAATCCTACtgaagtttataacaaacaacatGAAAACTGAACTCTACATAAAagtatgaatatgttttttattttgttcttgtttttggATTGGGGCGAACTGGTGTCTCATAAATCATTAAACATCTTCAAGAAATGTGCtactttttgtgaaaaaaatgtggtTCTGATCAATCAACATTTACAACGAAACCTATACATACCTATGGATTAAAGCTTGCTGCAGaaatttttaaaaacaacttGCACACTTTACACAGACGTAACTTCTTAAATATCCTTTGCGGAAGagaaatacattaaaattgtatattttgCTATTACTAATTACCTGCAATACGTATGTCCATACATACCGGAATGGTCGTCCTTCTCGGTATGTACAGCACGAATGCCTAACTCGTCGATGAACATGTATAATGAACTATTGCCGGGTATGTTATAGACTATTTGTTGTATTCTAGTTCGTTTTCCATCAACTGCTTCACAGTGCGGTTGCAAAACATCTGGTAAGCCTAAAATCCAATGTCAAATAGCGTCATGTACTTGCTCATTTAAGGTtaacatacacatatttattaatcACAAACAAGGTGTAAATGCTTTTGAGAAATACAACAAACCGTATTTATGAAAATGAGTCAAGTACAATTCAAGCTATCTTGTTTACCAGATATGCGTTGTACTTATAATTCGTTTTCAATTCGTATgatgtaaattattttaaaacagtgtcctataaatgtgtatgcaaatatttattaaaacaatttcttAATTGCTAATTGACGGACTTACATAGAGATTTCACAGCGTGCGTATTAATGAATCCGTCATTTGTCGATTGTACAATAAATCAAGGCTTTAAATGTCTTcattttataagaataaaatatttatcataaaataacaacataCGATGTCCTCCGTGGTCTGGCGCTAGAATAGCACTTGTTTCATACCAATACCAGGACTTTTTCTTGTCTTTTGTCTCACTTCTTCTTAAAATCTTTAAGATATGCATATGGTACTTACGGAGGCGTCAATCACATAACGAGTAAACCTTAATACAATGCATTTAAACTATTTGCAAATAGTAAAGATAACAGTATTTGTGTATAAGGAGAGTTTATCAATTGTTATTCGGCATAAAAATCAAACGAtacaaacactttaaaaatcattttactagACGTCTTGATGAAACATTACACTATGTACAATTCAAAGAAagttattgtttaatgtttacatatgcaatttaaaattaaatgcaaatgtcTTACGATAGTAAAACGAGAGTGTCCGTCCACGTTGACGCCGCTTTTGAACGTTTTTATCACAGTATCGTGATCTTGAT
Encoded here:
- the LOC127833538 gene encoding uncharacterized protein LOC127833538 encodes the protein MDKLQTMSLGNMMEEENETENQENSSEDEADTLCPSHVLEQSIDPGKNNNIPKDYVDSAHRTLPSAKRGVVFKSEPKPDQKSVILIPQADQTDTKAGDYFGGTLYTYNYTRPSGKKYKFQHLLKDIIDGYPAEKMRISEGDELVLIGETFTPDQDHDTVIKTFKSGVNVDGHSRFTIILRRSETKDKKKSWYWYETSAILAPDHGGHRLPDVLQPHCEAVDGKRTRIQQIVYNIPGNSSLYMFIDELGIRAVHTEKDDHSVYVNKIIQQTFTPNRYTSYIALCGKDNKSYVRIDEQRNVCIWEKPTWFEGKHVCDDDSFGTNGYYLVFDRILQKFEMVLTCDNQQKVKTFSGYRLDSGLDSTDDACALRTISYSNHGYDSYLMSTVNNARAQHYDVPQSPVCLSFENLEIEEKDGEEEEEVDDEKKTK